Below is a window of Nocardia asteroides DNA.
GCACCCGTTCCGGGCGCACCGCGGGAACCAGCTTGGGCGTGGACGTTTCGGGCCGGTGCGTGCTGATGTAGCCGGCCAGCGCGGCGATGGTGGAGGCCTCGAACAGCTCACGGATGGTGAGGTTCGCGTCGAGGGTGGTGTTGATCCGGGCCACCGCGCGCGCCGCCACCAGCGAGTTGCCGCCGAGGTCGAAGAAGCTGTCCTCGACGCCGATGGCGGTCCCGTCCAGGGCGAGGACCTCGGTGAAGATCTCGGCGAGCGCGCATTCCAGTTCGGTCTGCGGCGCGGCGGCGCCGGTGGTGAGCCGCACGCCGACAGCGGGTTCGGGCAGGGCCTTGCGGTCGACCTTGCCGTTGGCGCTCAGCGGCATCTCGTCGAGCACGACCAGCGCCGAGGGCACCATGTACGACGGCAGGCTGCGGCGCAGCCCCGCCAGCAGCACCGCAGGCTCGGGCGCGGTGGCACCGGACGCCGCGACCACATAGGCGACGAGCTCGTCGTCCCCGGTGCGGCTCGGGCGGGCCACGCACACGGCCCGGGCGACGGCGTCCTGGGCGAGCAGCGCCGATTCGATCTCGCCGAGCTCGATCCGCAGACCACGGATCTTCACCTGGAAGTCGGTGCGGCCCAGGTATTCCAGGACAGGTGCGTCGAGCTGCCAGCGCGCCAGGTCGCCGGTGCGGTACATGCGCTCGCCCGGCGTGAACGGGTTGGCGACGAACCGGTCGGCGGTGAGGTCGGGGCGGCCGAGATAGCCGCGCGCCAGCTGGACGCCGGCCAGGTACAGCTCACCGGCGACACCGGGTGGGACCGGCCGCAGCTGCGAGTCGAGCACGTAGGTCCGGGTGTTCCAGACCGGCGAGCCGATCGGCACCGTGGTCGCGTCGGCCGGGCACGGCCAGTAGGTGACGTCGACCGCGGCCTCGGTGGGCCCGTACAGGTTGTGCAGGTCGGGGCCGCCGTCGAGACCGTGCAGCGCGGCGTGGAAATCGGCGACGGTGGCGCCGGGCAGCGCCTCGCCACTGCAGAACACCCGCCGCAGCCCGGCCCCACCGGCCACGCGCGGATCGGTGACGAACAGCGACAGCATCGAGGGCACGAAATGCGCTGTGGTGATGCCCTTCTCGGTGATGATGCGCGCCAGGTAGGCCGGGTCACGGTGACCGTCGGGCGCGGCGACGACCAGCCGGGCGCCCACCTGCAACGGCCAGAAGAACTCCCAGACCGACACGTCGAAGGTGGCGGGGGTCTTCTGCAGGACGGCGTCGGTGTGGTCGAGCGGGTATTCCGCCTGCATCCAGCGCAGCCGGTTGACGATCGACGCGTGGGTGACGCCGACGCCCTTGGGCTTGCCGGTCGAACCGGAGGTGAAGATGACGTAGGCGAGCTGCTCGGGCCGCAGCGGTGCGCGCCGATCGGCGTCGGTGATCGGGTCGGCCGCGTGGCCGGTGACGTCGATGGTGTCCAGCTCGACCCGGGTGACGCCTTCGGGCAGGCGGACCAGGTCGCGCGCGGCGGTGAGCACACACACCGGGCGGGCCTGGGCCAGCACGGCGTCGATCCGGTCGGCCGGATGATCCGGATCCAGCGGCAGGTAGGCGGCACCGGTGGCCAGCACGGCGTAGAGCCCGATGACCATCTCGATGCTGCGGTGCAGGCACACCCCGACCGTGGTCTCGGGTCCGGCCCCGCGCGCGATCAGTTCGCGGGCGAGCTGGTTCACCCGGTCGCCGAGCTCGGTGTAGCCGATGGCGCGGTCGCCGAATTCCAGGGCGACGGCGTGCGGGCTACGGCGCACCTGGTCGGTGAACAGCGAGACCAGAGTGGCCTCGGGCACCGGGATCTCGGTGGCGTTCCACTCGCGCAGCACCAGGGCCTGCTCGTCGGCGGTGATCGCGGTCAGCGCGCGGGTGGGGGTGCCGGGCTCGGCGGCCAGGAAGCGGCCGAGGAAGTCCAGGTAGCGACCGTGGTGGGCGGCCACTTCGGCCTCGCCGTAGAGCTTGGGGTTGGCTTCGAAGTCGAGCTGGATGCGGCCGCCGTCGCCGTTGTAGATGTTGATCGAGAGGTCCTCGACGGGACCGGTGGCGAGCACGTGCAGCTGGCCTGCGATGTCACCGAACTTGAGCTCGTCGTGGAACAGCATGATGTTGACCATCGGGCCGAAGAAGCCACGCGCGTCCCGGGAGTACCCGCAGTCGCGGCGGATGTCGTCGGAGCGGTAGCGCTGGTGCCGCAGCGCACCGGTGATCTGCAGTTCGGTCTGGCGCACGACGTCGGCGACGGTGGTGTGCTCGTCGAAGCGCACGCGCAGCGGCACCACGTTCGACACCACACCCGCCGAGCGGCGCAGGGCCACGGTGGTGCGGGCCGAGACCGGCAGGCTCAGCACGACGTCGGAGTCGCCGGTGACCGAGCGCACGTAGGCGGCCAGGGCCGCGACGATGAGCGCGGAGTTGGCCGAGCCGTGCGCCGTGATCGCGTCGGTGAGCAGGGCGTCGAGGTCGGTGTCGAGGACCGCGGTGGCGCGGTGGCGCCCCGGGTCGTGGGTGTCGCCCGTGGCGGTGACCGAGGACAGTGTCATCGGCTCGCCCACGCCCGCGAGCTGTTCCATCCAGTACTCGCGGTCGGCCCGGCACCGGCTGGATTCGCGGTAGCGCGACTCGTCGGCGTAGAGCTCGACCAGCGCGGCGGCCCGCGAGACCGACGGCTCGCGCTGTTCGCCGACGGCGGTGTAGATCTCGGCGGTGCGCGCGAGCGCGTTCATCGCTCCGTAACCGTCGATAACGATGTGGTGTCCGCGTTCGTACCAGAACCAGTCCTGGTCACCGACCTGCAACACGACATTGATGGTGAGCGGTTCGCGTTCCATGTCGATCGGGGTGCTGGCGTGCTGATTCATCCAGCGCAGCGCCGCGGCGCGCGGGTCCGGCTCGCCGCGCAGGTCGATGCGGGCCCAGCCCGGCCGCCAGGCCAGGTCGACCCGCTGGTGCGGTACCCCGTCGATCTCGAGTAGGCGCACGTGTCCCACCTGGGATTCGGCACCGAAGCGCTCCACGGCGTAGAGCAGCCTGCCCGGGTCGAGATCACCGTGCAGTTCGACGTAATGGGCGATGGTGAGGGGAATATCGGGCCGGATCCGTTGCGCATACCACAGGGCCGTCTGACCGGGCGAGAGAGCGAACGGTTGGCCCGGATCGTCGTCGGTGACGCATGAGCTGACGCGGTCGGTGGCCAATGAACTCATCAAGCACTCCGTTCTGCCTTTGTGTCACGACTCCCCGAGCAGCGCCCGGGCACACGAAGGCCCAGGGCGTGGCTGTCCACGCCCATAGATTCGGAGTACTCCGGCAGCCGGATGGCTACCGTTCTGGATTTGTTTTCGAGCTCAACGGATTACACCCTCGCAGCAGCTACCTGAGGCCGCTTCCCCCGGGTTGAAACAAACCGCTTATTCGGAATTCTGCGAGCTCCGCATAACCTGCGCCTGATTCGCTCGCCGGCGCCGGAAAAATACCAGCGCCACGCCGATCGCGGTCAGAATAACGGACGCCAGTTCGGGCGCCGCGCCGATTCGGGTCGCGATCGTCGTCGTGTCGCGCAATGGTAGCTGAGCCACCAGCGCGGCGGGGACGAGTTGCTCGGACTGCTGCTCGATCACGCCGTTCGCGGTGATGATCGCGCTGACACCGGTGGTTGCTGCGATCACCAGCGCCCGCCCGTGCTCGACCGCGCGCACCCGCGACATCGCCATCTGCTGGTAGGTCATCTCGCTCTCGCCGAAGGTCGCGTTGTTGGTCGGCACCGTCAGCAGTTGCGCGCCCGCGGCCATCGATTCCCGGAATGCCCGATCGAACGCGACTTCGTAACAGGTCGCCACTCCGATCGGCACGCCGGCGGCCGTGACCGTTCCGTCACCGTCGCCCGGGACGAAATAGCCGGCCTGGTCGGCATAGGAAGAGAACAAACGGAAGAAACCTCGCATCGGGAGATATTCACCGAACGGCTGGATGATCTTCTTGTCGTGCCGATCGGCCGGGCCCGCCGCGCCGTTCCACACCATCACCGAGTTGGTGGTGGTGCGGTCACCGTTCACCAGGACTGCGCCGACCAGGATCGGCGCGCCGATCCGCTGCGCGGCCCGGGTGATCTCGGCGGCGGCGTCGGCGTTGCGCAATGGATCGATGTCGGAGGAGTTCTCCGGCCAGATGACGACATCGGGCCGGGGCGTCTCGCCGCGGTCCACGGCATCGGCGAGTTCCTCGGTGCGCCGGACGTGGTTGTCCAGCACGGCCCGCCGCTGCGCGTTGAACTCGAGGCCCAGCCGCGGCACGCTGCCCTGGATCGCGGCGACCGTGATCGTCCGGTTGCCGTCGTCCGGGGCGGGCAGCGTCGGCCGGAGGATCACTCCGGCGAGGGGCATGATAGCCACAGTGACTGCCGCGGTGGCAAATCCGAGGCGAACGGACCGGTCGGCCCGGCGGGGTGCCGGGTGCCGGGACCAGGCGCGCACCCGCAGGGCGAGCGCGGCCAGGCCGGTGCCGGTGAGGGCGACGGCGAAACCGATCAGCGGGGCGCCGCCGTAGGCCGCCAGCGGCAGGTACCAGCCGTCGGCCTGCCCGAAAGCCACCCGCCCCCAGGGGAATCCGCCGAACGGGAAACTCGATCTGGCCCATTCGGTCGCCGTCCAGGCCAGGGCGACCCAGACCGGCCAGCCGGGCAACGCACCGAGCCGGCGGGTGAGCACACCCCACAGTCCGAAGTACACCGCGCACGCCGTGGACAGCGCCAGCCACGGCAGCGGACCGACGTAGATGCCGGTCCACGGCAGCAGCGGTACGAAGAACGCCAGCCCGCCGAGGAATCCGTACCCGAAGCCCGCGCGCGCCTTGCCCGTGCCCCGCACGGCGAGAGTGAGCAGGGCGATCGCGACCGGCGCCAGGAACCACCACGGCCGGGGCGGGAAGCTGCCGAACAGCAGCAGCCCGCCCGCGACGGCCGCGAGTAGCCGCAGGAGCACGACGCGACCACCGCCCGCGGCGGCGCCCGGGGCCGCCGTGCCGGTCGGGCCCTGTCCGCCCGCCGCCGTGCCCGGCGTCGCCGCGCCTCGTTCCGCTGCCGCGCCGTCCGCAGTCGCCGCGCCCGCTCCGCCCGCCGCGCCGCGAGGAGCCGCCGTATCGCTCGGGTCCTGCTCGTTCTCCGCGGCGCCCCCGGTCGCGGTGCCGTTCCGGGCGCGTCCTGCCGGGTCGGCGGGCTCGCCCCCGGCGGGCGCGGGGTCGGACCCGGGGTCGGTGGCGGGATGGATCATGATGTCCTGCTCCGTGATTCGATGCCGGTACGGCGCGTGGTCAGGCGGTGAAGATCGTGACGCCGTCGCGGACCGTGCGCAGGCAGGTGGGCAGGTCGGCGCCGGGGTCGAGGCGGGGCAGCCCGGGGACCCGCGAGCGCGGATCGGTCGACCAGCGCTGCACCGTGTCGGCGGCGGCCGCGACGACGAGGTCACCGGCGTCCCAGACCGCGTAGGAGGCGGGCGCGCCCGGGACCAGGGTGCCCGCGACCCCGTCGCGGACACCGCCCGCCCGCCAGGCGCCGCGGGTGGCCGCCGCGAACGCCGCGCGCGGCGAGAGGCCGTGACCCGGGGTCCGGTGGTGTACCGCGGCGCGGACCTGTTCCCACGGGTTCAGGGTGGTGACGGGCGCGTCCGAGCCGACGGCGAGGGAGATGCCCGCGGCGGCCATGGCGGCGAAGGGGTTCATCGCGGCGGCGCGCTCGGCGCCGAGGCGGGTGGCGTACATCCCGTCCCGGCCACCCCAGGCCGCGTCGAAGCCCGGCTGCACGGACAGGATCACCCCGAGCGTGGCGAGCTGCTCGATCGCAGCGGCGTCGGTCATCTCGGCGTGCTCGACCCGGTGCCCGCGCGCGGCGATCGCCGGTCCGCCGAGTTCGGCGGCGACCGCGGCGAATCCGGCGACGACGATGTCCATGGCGGCGTCGCCGATGGCGTGGAATCCGGCCTGCACACCGGCTTCGGTGCAGGCGCGGAGGTGCGCGGTGACGGTGTCGGCGTCGAGGAACCGCGTGCCGCAGCCGTCCGCGTCGGCGTAGGGGTCGCGCAGCAGGGCGGTGTGCGAGCCGAGCGAGCCGTCGACGAACAGGTCACCGCCGAGCGCGTCGACCCCGAGCTCGGCGATCAGGGCCTTGGCCTCGTCGGCGGTGCGGACGGCCTCGCCCCAGTAGGCGCGGACCGCGACGCCGTGCTCGAAGGCGAGCAGTTCGCGGACGTCGTCGCGACCGGAGATGTCGGGTCCGGCGCATTCGTGGACCGCGACGATCCCGTGCGCGGCCGCGGCGTCGAGCGCGGCGGTGCGGGCCCGATCCCGTTGCGTGCGACCGAGTTCGGCGAGGGCGGCGGTGCGCACCCGGTGGTGGGCGTCGGCGCGCACGGGCTCACCGCGACGGTAGCCGTCGCCGAGGTCACCGGCGGCGTCGAGCAGGGCCGAGGAGGCGACGGCGGAGTGCGCGTCGACCCGGGCCAGGTAGACGAGCCGGCCCGGACCGGCGGCGTCGTCGAGTTCGGCCACCGTCGGCGGCCGCTGTTCGGGCCAGGTCGTGTCGTCCCAGCCCTCGCCGATGATCACGCCGTCCGGCTGTGCGGTGGCGTGCGCGCGGACGGCGTCGAGCAGTTCGGCCAGCGAGGCGGCGCCGCGGACGTCGAGTCCGGTCAGTTGCAGGCCCAGCGCGGTGACGTGCACGTGCGGGTCGACGAAGGCCGGGGCGACGAACGCGCCGTCGAGGTCGACGATCTCGGCGTCGGGGTGCATCGCCCGGCCCGGGGCTTCGGCGCCGAGCCACACCACGGTGCCGTCGGTGACCGCCATCGCGGTCGCGTCCGGGGAGCTGGAACTGTAGAAACGACCGCCGATCAGCAACTGGGTACTCACGGTGACCCAGTCTGCCGTATCGGCGGATCGTCAGGTCGGCAGGGACAGCACGGCGCGGACGTCGGCGTCGCGCAACCCCGCCGGGGTGTGCCCGCCCGCTTCGACGGCGATGAGT
It encodes the following:
- the lnt gene encoding apolipoprotein N-acyltransferase, with amino-acid sequence MIHPATDPGSDPAPAGGEPADPAGRARNGTATGGAAENEQDPSDTAAPRGAAGGAGAATADGAAAERGAATPGTAAGGQGPTGTAAPGAAAGGGRVVLLRLLAAVAGGLLLFGSFPPRPWWFLAPVAIALLTLAVRGTGKARAGFGYGFLGGLAFFVPLLPWTGIYVGPLPWLALSTACAVYFGLWGVLTRRLGALPGWPVWVALAWTATEWARSSFPFGGFPWGRVAFGQADGWYLPLAAYGGAPLIGFAVALTGTGLAALALRVRAWSRHPAPRRADRSVRLGFATAAVTVAIMPLAGVILRPTLPAPDDGNRTITVAAIQGSVPRLGLEFNAQRRAVLDNHVRRTEELADAVDRGETPRPDVVIWPENSSDIDPLRNADAAAEITRAAQRIGAPILVGAVLVNGDRTTTNSVMVWNGAAGPADRHDKKIIQPFGEYLPMRGFFRLFSSYADQAGYFVPGDGDGTVTAAGVPIGVATCYEVAFDRAFRESMAAGAQLLTVPTNNATFGESEMTYQQMAMSRVRAVEHGRALVIAATTGVSAIITANGVIEQQSEQLVPAALVAQLPLRDTTTIATRIGAAPELASVILTAIGVALVFFRRRRANQAQVMRSSQNSE
- a CDS encoding amidohydrolase — translated: MSTQLLIGGRFYSSSSPDATAMAVTDGTVVWLGAEAPGRAMHPDAEIVDLDGAFVAPAFVDPHVHVTALGLQLTGLDVRGAASLAELLDAVRAHATAQPDGVIIGEGWDDTTWPEQRPPTVAELDDAAGPGRLVYLARVDAHSAVASSALLDAAGDLGDGYRRGEPVRADAHHRVRTAALAELGRTQRDRARTAALDAAAAHGIVAVHECAGPDISGRDDVRELLAFEHGVAVRAYWGEAVRTADEAKALIAELGVDALGGDLFVDGSLGSHTALLRDPYADADGCGTRFLDADTVTAHLRACTEAGVQAGFHAIGDAAMDIVVAGFAAVAAELGGPAIAARGHRVEHAEMTDAAAIEQLATLGVILSVQPGFDAAWGGRDGMYATRLGAERAAAMNPFAAMAAAGISLAVGSDAPVTTLNPWEQVRAAVHHRTPGHGLSPRAAFAAATRGAWRAGGVRDGVAGTLVPGAPASYAVWDAGDLVVAAAADTVQRWSTDPRSRVPGLPRLDPGADLPTCLRTVRDGVTIFTA